A region from the Desulfovibrio sp. genome encodes:
- a CDS encoding GAF domain-containing protein → MMQVPRKTASTGPAKPDVKGVDAASQGPGSGTRGRNNAKEVAAAQALCYKKCVTREPSRLWAASPQPHVPMTANSVEKHILSIVCSVFDAYSVVLFLPDEEGEAHHLAAAFSLGERIASNASVLPGKGLVGWIVRNRQPLLVPNFDQRQSNLGYYTGGEEANIKAFMGCPVPTGGALCVDSKRQYSFSDKDHKILQMFAELISRQQGSTGRQELAGDIPRYFAELSVIQDLRFRYKRWPQFLQNYLRIMVEATGFDYCAFASVDEPGETYCVESESARLLLTGEEPLILPMGSGITGWVFRNDQPVIAEGIEGAPATVLFGKLPDMPDFQAAICMPVMVNKSTRGVLCLAHTTPRQIDESLRSFVRQSVDHLALFLENLYLKMRLRTMLPRARVHNDGPQAYDPDTAPIPPTKEY, encoded by the coding sequence ATGATGCAGGTTCCCCGAAAAACGGCATCAACCGGGCCTGCCAAGCCTGATGTAAAGGGCGTTGACGCTGCCAGCCAAGGCCCCGGCAGCGGAACAAGGGGCAGGAACAACGCAAAAGAAGTTGCGGCGGCGCAGGCCCTTTGCTACAAGAAATGCGTTACCCGAGAGCCGTCACGCCTGTGGGCGGCATCACCTCAACCCCATGTGCCCATGACCGCCAACTCTGTTGAAAAGCATATTCTGAGCATCGTTTGCAGCGTTTTTGACGCTTATTCCGTAGTCCTTTTTCTGCCTGACGAAGAAGGCGAAGCGCATCACCTCGCGGCTGCCTTCAGCCTGGGTGAAAGGATTGCGTCCAACGCATCGGTGCTGCCCGGCAAGGGCCTTGTAGGCTGGATTGTTCGTAACCGGCAACCTCTGCTTGTGCCGAATTTTGACCAGCGCCAGAGCAACCTTGGCTACTACACCGGCGGCGAAGAGGCCAACATCAAGGCCTTTATGGGGTGCCCCGTGCCCACCGGCGGCGCGCTCTGCGTTGACAGCAAGCGACAGTACTCCTTTTCAGACAAAGACCACAAGATCCTGCAAATGTTCGCAGAGCTTATCTCGCGCCAGCAGGGTTCCACCGGGCGGCAGGAGCTTGCCGGGGACATTCCGCGTTATTTTGCGGAATTGTCCGTTATTCAGGATCTACGCTTTCGCTACAAGCGCTGGCCTCAGTTTTTACAAAATTATCTGCGCATCATGGTTGAAGCCACGGGCTTTGACTACTGCGCCTTTGCCTCGGTGGACGAACCGGGCGAAACATATTGTGTTGAGAGCGAATCGGCCCGTCTGCTGCTGACCGGCGAGGAACCGCTTATCCTGCCCATGGGCAGCGGCATAACCGGCTGGGTTTTCCGCAACGATCAGCCGGTGATAGCCGAAGGCATCGAGGGCGCGCCCGCCACTGTGCTGTTTGGCAAGCTGCCGGATATGCCCGATTTTCAGGCTGCCATATGCATGCCGGTTATGGTCAACAAGAGCACACGCGGCGTGCTTTGCCTTGCGCATACCACTCCTCGCCAGATAGACGAATCCCTGCGCAGTTTTGTGCGTCAGTCTGTGGATCACCTGGCCCTGTTCCTGGAAAATCTGTATCTCAAAATGCGGCTCAGAACCATGTTGCCCCGGGCGCGGGTGCACAACGACGGCCCCCAGGCCTATGATCCCGACACCGCGCCCATTCCGCCAACAAAAGAATACTAA
- a CDS encoding rod shape-determining protein: MILRRFFRFLSKDIAMDLGTANTLLYTRADGIVINEPSVVAIDTHKNSVLAVGASAKEYLGRTPQRIKAVRPMKDGVIADFDITREMISYFVRKAITGLRLVKPSMVICIPTGITQVEKRAVIDSAILAGAADVAMVEEPMAAAIGADLPIHEPLGNLVLDIGGGTSEVAVITMAGIANAQSVRVAGDAMNMAVQRYMRDVFRMEVGDNTAENVKKILGSAMPMPNAPVLEVSGKDLVRGAPRVVKVTEGHVREALREPVLAILGAVMRALEKTPPELAADIYRNGMLMAGGGSLLKGLDQFIARETRLKVFVDKDPLTTVLRGTARAMLDRQLYHSVFIN; the protein is encoded by the coding sequence ATGATTCTACGGCGTTTCTTCAGATTCTTGTCCAAAGACATTGCCATGGATCTTGGCACTGCCAACACCCTGCTCTACACCAGGGCGGATGGCATTGTGATCAATGAACCATCGGTGGTGGCCATAGACACACACAAGAATTCTGTTCTCGCCGTGGGCGCTTCAGCCAAGGAATATCTGGGGCGCACGCCCCAGCGCATCAAGGCCGTGCGCCCCATGAAAGACGGCGTCATCGCCGACTTCGACATCACCCGTGAAATGATCTCCTACTTTGTGCGCAAGGCCATTACCGGGTTGCGGCTGGTCAAGCCTTCCATGGTCATCTGCATTCCAACGGGCATCACCCAGGTGGAAAAACGCGCGGTCATCGACTCGGCCATTCTGGCGGGCGCTGCCGATGTGGCCATGGTCGAGGAACCAATGGCGGCTGCTATCGGCGCTGATCTGCCCATTCACGAACCTCTGGGCAATCTGGTGCTCGACATTGGCGGCGGCACAAGCGAGGTAGCTGTTATCACCATGGCGGGCATTGCCAATGCGCAGTCTGTGCGTGTGGCAGGCGATGCCATGAATATGGCCGTGCAACGCTACATGCGCGATGTTTTCCGCATGGAAGTGGGCGACAATACAGCGGAAAACGTGAAAAAAATTCTTGGCTCCGCCATGCCCATGCCCAATGCGCCGGTGCTCGAAGTTTCGGGCAAGGATCTGGTGCGCGGCGCGCCCCGCGTGGTCAAGGTTACGGAAGGCCATGTGCGCGAGGCCCTGCGCGAGCCTGTGCTCGCGATACTTGGCGCAGTGATGCGCGCGCTGGAAAAAACGCCGCCTGAACTGGCTGCGGATATTTACCGCAACGGCATGCTCATGGCGGGCGGCGGTTCTCTGCTCAAGGGGCTGGATCAGTTTATCGCCAGAGAAACGCGCCTCAAGGTTTTTGTGGACAAAGACCCCCTGACCACGGTGCTGCGCGGCACCGCCCGTGCCATGCTTGACCGCCAGTTGTACCATTCGGTCTTTATTAACTAG
- a CDS encoding inositol monophosphatase family protein — translation MFASQDILQGCLEIVRQSSDIVREHWAKPSNVRHKGRIDLVTQTDLAVEAFLKEKLANLVPGAAFMAEESSESEKEPDGLCWIIDPVDGTTNFVHRIPQVATSVALWNKDHVELGVVNIPMMNECFSAQRGQGAYLNGTPINVSRAETLGDALVATGFPYDFSGRLDRILERLSLVLPKSQGLRRIGAAAVDMAYVACGRLDMFYEEGLKPWDFAAGLLLVEEAGGKVTNLRGEALHFGEVLMASNGLVHLEAVDLLGPTAV, via the coding sequence ATGTTTGCATCACAGGATATTTTGCAGGGATGTCTGGAAATTGTACGCCAGAGTAGCGATATTGTGCGCGAGCACTGGGCAAAGCCCAGCAACGTGCGGCATAAGGGCCGTATTGATCTGGTTACGCAGACCGACCTGGCGGTGGAAGCTTTTTTGAAGGAAAAACTGGCAAACCTTGTGCCTGGCGCCGCCTTTATGGCGGAAGAGAGCAGCGAGAGCGAGAAGGAACCGGACGGCCTGTGCTGGATCATTGACCCTGTGGACGGCACAACCAACTTTGTGCACCGCATCCCGCAGGTGGCTACCTCGGTAGCTCTGTGGAACAAGGATCATGTGGAGCTTGGCGTGGTCAACATCCCCATGATGAACGAATGCTTCAGCGCGCAGCGCGGGCAGGGCGCGTACCTCAACGGCACGCCCATAAACGTGAGCAGGGCTGAAACCCTGGGCGATGCGTTGGTGGCCACGGGCTTTCCCTATGACTTTAGCGGGCGGCTCGACAGGATACTGGAACGCCTCTCCCTTGTGCTGCCCAAAAGCCAGGGCCTGCGCCGCATAGGCGCGGCGGCGGTGGATATGGCCTATGTGGCCTGTGGCAGACTGGATATGTTTTATGAAGAAGGCCTGAAACCCTGGGATTTTGCCGCTGGCCTGCTGCTGGTGGAAGAAGCCGGGGGCAAGGTGACCAATTTGCGCGGCGAGGCCCTGCATTTTGGCGAGGTGCTCATGGCCTCCAACGGGCTGGTGCATCTGGAGGCTGTTGATCTGCTTGGCCCCACAGCCGTATAA
- a CDS encoding NUDIX hydrolase, whose amino-acid sequence MKISLYPSLGNTPDLQEVVDHNNIPLCIMHGEDILRQNLRHRAVGLLVRDRLGRALLTHRHGLGWGFSSFGRLPAGQSSEHKAQELFTSDWNHEGRILPLGVSPPGPDNFNAFVALYEGRMPSSLAAAAVRDPDQHMLVDYDELRGLGVHFGELLSPFLRQAVQAGLVRPR is encoded by the coding sequence ATGAAAATCAGCCTTTACCCTTCATTAGGCAACACTCCTGACTTGCAGGAGGTTGTGGACCACAACAACATACCGCTGTGCATCATGCACGGCGAGGACATACTGCGGCAGAACCTGCGGCACCGCGCAGTGGGCCTGCTTGTGCGCGACCGGCTTGGACGCGCCCTGCTGACGCACCGCCATGGCCTTGGCTGGGGATTTTCATCCTTCGGACGGCTGCCTGCCGGGCAATCAAGCGAGCACAAGGCGCAGGAGCTGTTTACCAGCGACTGGAACCACGAGGGGCGCATACTGCCGCTCGGCGTTTCCCCGCCGGGGCCGGACAATTTCAACGCTTTTGTGGCGCTGTATGAGGGCCGCATGCCCTCCTCGCTGGCTGCCGCTGCCGTGCGTGACCCGGATCAGCACATGCTGGTTGATTATGACGAGCTGCGGGGCCTTGGCGTACACTTTGGCGAACTGCTTTCGCCCTTTTTGCGGCAGGCGGTGCAGGCTGGCCTTGTGCGCCCGCGCTGA
- the rimI gene encoding ribosomal protein S18-alanine N-acetyltransferase, with product MNASTVRDERLQMLGPQHAAAMYEIERQCFPLPWSEEQCAAAFGQKAFSALGMFRHEALIGYISVYHTLDELEILNLAVLPDERRRGYGRRILGVVLRLARKMAINKILLEVRVGNRPAICLYESCGFKREGVRKKYYTDTGEDALIYLCSI from the coding sequence ATGAATGCTTCCACAGTGCGGGACGAACGCCTTCAGATGCTTGGGCCGCAGCATGCCGCCGCCATGTACGAGATTGAGCGCCAGTGCTTTCCTCTGCCCTGGTCAGAAGAGCAGTGCGCTGCCGCCTTTGGGCAAAAGGCTTTTTCGGCACTGGGAATGTTTCGGCATGAGGCGCTGATTGGCTATATATCAGTATATCACACGCTGGATGAACTGGAAATACTCAATCTTGCAGTTTTGCCGGATGAACGTCGCAGAGGCTACGGGCGGCGTATATTGGGCGTGGTCTTGCGCCTTGCGCGTAAAATGGCTATAAACAAAATCTTGCTTGAAGTCAGGGTGGGCAACAGGCCCGCTATTTGTCTGTATGAGAGTTGCGGCTTCAAGCGGGAGGGCGTACGCAAAAAGTATTATACCGATACTGGCGAAGACGCGCTCATTTATCTTTGTTCCATCTGA
- the tpiA gene encoding triose-phosphate isomerase — MQKIFAANWKMYKTRAQAAQSASDLAKGLGHMPAGQDVVVFAPFTSISCVADAFKGVAALSAGAQNCYPAEEGAFTGETSPAMLLDAGASWVLTGHSERRHVMGEDDALVARKTIFALEHGLKVLFCIGETLAEREAGKLNAVLERQLAAVFSAMPESLRGAALVGKLAIGYEPVWAIGTGKVAGPEEVLDAHAVTRALLKKLVGETADKLPILYGGSVKPNNAAGLMALDNVDGLLVGGASLEAQSFLQIIGA, encoded by the coding sequence ATGCAAAAGATATTTGCCGCCAACTGGAAGATGTATAAAACCCGCGCTCAGGCTGCCCAAAGCGCCAGCGATCTGGCCAAAGGCCTCGGGCATATGCCTGCTGGGCAGGATGTGGTTGTTTTTGCCCCCTTTACGTCCATAAGCTGCGTGGCGGACGCCTTTAAGGGCGTTGCGGCGCTTTCGGCGGGCGCACAGAATTGCTATCCCGCTGAGGAAGGGGCCTTTACGGGCGAAACTTCGCCCGCCATGCTGCTTGACGCTGGCGCAAGCTGGGTGCTGACCGGGCATTCCGAACGGCGGCACGTCATGGGCGAGGACGATGCCCTTGTGGCCCGTAAAACAATTTTTGCCCTTGAGCACGGCCTCAAGGTGCTGTTCTGCATTGGCGAAACCCTTGCCGAGCGCGAAGCTGGCAAGCTGAACGCCGTGCTTGAACGCCAGCTCGCAGCCGTTTTCTCGGCCATGCCCGAGAGCCTGCGCGGCGCTGCCCTTGTGGGCAAGCTTGCCATTGGCTACGAGCCTGTGTGGGCCATTGGCACCGGCAAGGTTGCCGGGCCGGAAGAAGTGCTCGACGCCCACGCCGTTACGCGGGCCTTGCTGAAAAAACTTGTGGGTGAAACCGCAGACAAGCTGCCCATTCTGTATGGCGGCAGTGTTAAGCCAAACAATGCCGCAGGGCTTATGGCCCTTGACAATGTGGATGGCCTTCTGGTAGGTGGAGCGTCTTTAGAAGCGCAAAGCTTCTTACAAATTATCGGGGCCTAA
- the secG gene encoding preprotein translocase subunit SecG: MQTLILTLHIIVCVLLVILVLLQAGKEGMGVIFGGGNSSVFGSGGAGGILAKLTALMAVIFVITSLSYTLVTSSRPSSQSTILDVKIEEPAAPRPAAPAVTPGAEATPAPVVPAAPAEQKAPAPAAQ; the protein is encoded by the coding sequence GTGCAGACTCTCATTCTTACGCTGCATATCATTGTGTGCGTGTTGCTGGTTATTCTTGTGCTGCTTCAGGCGGGCAAGGAAGGCATGGGCGTGATTTTTGGCGGTGGCAACAGCTCTGTGTTCGGCAGCGGCGGCGCAGGCGGCATTCTTGCCAAACTGACTGCCCTGATGGCCGTGATTTTTGTTATCACGTCGCTCAGCTACACCCTCGTGACCAGCTCGCGTCCTTCCAGTCAGTCTACGATTCTTGACGTGAAGATTGAAGAGCCTGCTGCTCCCAGGCCCGCCGCCCCGGCTGTCACGCCCGGTGCGGAAGCGACCCCGGCTCCTGTGGTACCCGCTGCTCCTGCCGAGCAGAAGGCCCCGGCGCCTGCGGCTCAATAA
- a CDS encoding Smr/MutS family protein, which yields MSDADAFGANPFRALNAKKFPEKQKNGGSERKPAHRGQGKGKRVIVSAGTTQAAEVSDEDCDLFLNAVSSVTPAKNSRKAANPGFSLEERGTLASMADALAEERGKGKKTAARGATAEAGKPKGKAPGTAQISSSHASPTQTSSGPASSGKSEPGSAAVDPVQHDEDDEASAFLAAMGTVSPLTGGGRDVVPAPAPTTPPPHGELSLQDFMDGKLEFALTFSDEYLEGHVVGLDQMILNKLRAGGLSPEAHLDLHGLNAMQAFEALRGFFKGSWYKGLRTVLVVPGRGRNSPDGMGVLREKLQSWLTQDPFKRVVLAFCTAQPHDGGPGSVYVLLRKYRKKGRIYWERMPADADLY from the coding sequence ATGTCTGACGCAGATGCCTTTGGGGCAAATCCGTTCCGCGCGCTCAATGCAAAAAAATTTCCCGAAAAGCAAAAAAACGGCGGCAGTGAGCGCAAACCTGCGCACCGCGGGCAGGGCAAGGGTAAGCGCGTTATCGTGTCTGCTGGCACTACGCAGGCTGCTGAAGTTTCGGATGAAGATTGCGATCTGTTTTTGAACGCCGTGAGCAGCGTGACCCCTGCCAAAAACAGCCGCAAGGCTGCAAATCCGGGTTTTTCGCTGGAAGAGCGAGGCACTCTGGCCAGCATGGCAGATGCACTGGCTGAAGAACGCGGCAAGGGCAAAAAAACTGCGGCCAGAGGCGCAACAGCTGAAGCTGGCAAACCCAAGGGCAAGGCACCGGGAACGGCCCAAATATCAAGTAGTCATGCGTCGCCTACCCAGACCTCATCTGGCCCGGCGTCATCTGGAAAGTCGGAACCAGGCAGCGCCGCCGTTGACCCCGTTCAACATGATGAAGATGACGAGGCCTCGGCCTTTCTTGCCGCCATGGGCACGGTAAGCCCCCTCACTGGCGGCGGGCGTGATGTTGTTCCGGCTCCCGCCCCGACAACACCACCGCCGCATGGGGAGTTGAGCCTTCAGGACTTCATGGACGGCAAGCTGGAGTTTGCCCTGACCTTCTCTGACGAATACCTAGAAGGGCATGTGGTCGGCCTTGACCAGATGATTCTAAACAAACTACGTGCTGGCGGCCTCAGTCCGGAGGCCCATCTTGACCTGCACGGCCTCAATGCGATGCAGGCATTTGAAGCTCTGCGTGGCTTTTTTAAGGGTAGCTGGTACAAGGGCCTGCGCACGGTGCTGGTGGTGCCGGGCCGTGGCCGCAATTCGCCTGACGGCATGGGTGTTCTGCGCGAAAAGCTGCAAAGCTGGCTGACGCAGGATCCTTTCAAGCGAGTGGTGCTGGCCTTCTGCACTGCCCAACCCCATGACGGCGGGCCGGGCAGTGTCTACGTGCTGCTGCGCAAGTATCGCAAAAAAGGCCGTATTTACTGGGAAAGAATGCCGGCGGATGCTGACCTGTACTAG
- a CDS encoding DnaJ family domain-containing protein, with translation MSNANPWSVIQLVAERRIEEALSQGAFDNLPGAGKPLELEDLSHVPEDMRMAYKILRNAGCLPPELEERKELNRLVDLLEHCEDEQERVRQMQRVRFMVTRAKMRFQRPMQIEQDDPYYDRLLDRLSASPRKAG, from the coding sequence ATGAGTAACGCCAATCCATGGTCTGTCATCCAGCTTGTGGCGGAACGCCGCATTGAGGAAGCCCTGTCGCAGGGGGCCTTTGACAATCTGCCCGGCGCTGGCAAACCCCTTGAGCTTGAAGACCTCAGCCATGTGCCGGAAGACATGCGCATGGCCTACAAGATATTGCGCAATGCGGGTTGCCTGCCGCCCGAGCTTGAGGAGCGCAAGGAGCTGAACAGGCTTGTTGACCTGCTGGAGCACTGCGAGGACGAGCAGGAACGCGTGCGCCAGATGCAAAGGGTGCGCTTTATGGTCACGCGGGCCAAAATGCGCTTTCAGCGGCCCATGCAGATTGAGCAGGACGACCCCTATTACGACCGTCTGCTGGACAGGCTGTCCGCCAGTCCGCGCAAGGCGGGCTGA
- the mutS gene encoding DNA mismatch repair protein MutS has translation MSEAPVKLTPMFEQYMGIKAEHPDALLFYRMGDFYELFLEDAKVAARELQIALTSRSRDAENPIPMCGVPWHAVEGYVTQLIDKGYHVAICDQIEDPKAAKGLVKRAVTRIITPGTVLEDANLASKSHNFLGALCPSASGGAGGLAWADISTGQWSGVEFKREAELWQWAQKLAPRELLVPEGVEPPQRCILEGIRLVRMPAPQFDLKRATERVVAAQGVREAGALGLEGKPELMRACGALLVYLSQTQMRNPDHLMPFAPLDLGRRLLIDDVTERNLEIFCRLNGRKGKGTLRHVLDDTMTPMGGRLLEDMLRHPWRELGPITRVQDAVAFFHADDARRAALREALKNVYDLERLSTRISLNQGAPRDFIALRNSLAALPDVYAALQGAGDASAAAPDTAFGAPGAADNMPKSVADVVKSWDNMQDCAALLQSALVDSPPAVITEGGLFKTGYNAELDRLLDLAEHGEQKLQNMLADEQEKTGISKLKLGFNRVFGYYYELTRAAHSGPAPFHFIRRQSLANAERFTTVELKELEEELLSAADKRKTLEYSLFQDLRTHMAAQRERIIHAADMVAQLDYWQSLAQVGRTNNWCRPELDAEANLDIREGRHPVVEAMLGRANFVPNDFRLDAGRRLCLLTGPNMAGKSTVLRQVAIISLLAQMGSMVPASAARLGLVDRLFSRVGASDNLAQGQSTFMVEMMETARILRQATRRSLVILDEIGRGTSTYDGVALAWAVVEDLAKRAGGDLRTLFATHYHELTALEGRIAGVFTMNIAIREYNNDILFLHKLVPGPSDRSYGVEVARLAGVPGPVVQRARAILQGLERGRDSARKTVVSAVSLPGLSLPEPAKKEPELPEIAAAPPRSEHPLVLLLRELNPDELSPLDALRLLMEWKKLWSDSPESAPQTDALPPDEDSHE, from the coding sequence ATGTCTGAAGCCCCCGTAAAGCTGACTCCCATGTTTGAACAGTACATGGGCATCAAGGCCGAACACCCCGATGCCCTGCTGTTTTACCGTATGGGCGACTTTTATGAACTGTTTCTTGAAGACGCCAAGGTTGCGGCCCGCGAGCTTCAGATTGCCCTCACCAGCCGCAGCAGGGATGCCGAAAATCCCATCCCCATGTGCGGCGTGCCGTGGCATGCGGTGGAGGGCTACGTGACCCAGCTGATCGACAAGGGCTACCACGTTGCCATCTGCGACCAGATAGAAGACCCGAAGGCCGCCAAGGGGCTGGTCAAGCGGGCCGTTACACGGATTATCACGCCCGGCACTGTGCTGGAAGACGCCAACCTCGCCAGCAAGAGCCATAACTTTTTGGGAGCGTTGTGCCCTTCTGCCTCGGGTGGGGCTGGCGGCCTGGCCTGGGCGGATATTTCCACGGGCCAGTGGTCTGGCGTTGAGTTCAAGCGCGAGGCCGAGCTGTGGCAGTGGGCGCAAAAGCTCGCCCCACGCGAACTACTGGTGCCGGAAGGGGTTGAGCCGCCCCAACGTTGCATTCTGGAAGGCATAAGGCTTGTGCGCATGCCTGCGCCCCAATTTGACCTCAAGCGCGCCACAGAGCGCGTTGTGGCCGCCCAGGGGGTACGCGAGGCAGGTGCTCTTGGGCTGGAAGGCAAGCCGGAACTCATGCGGGCTTGCGGCGCGCTGCTTGTTTATCTGAGCCAGACGCAGATGCGCAACCCCGACCACCTCATGCCCTTTGCCCCCCTTGATCTTGGCCGCCGTCTGCTCATTGACGATGTGACCGAGCGCAACCTTGAAATTTTCTGCCGCCTCAATGGCCGCAAGGGCAAGGGCACCCTGCGCCATGTGCTGGATGACACCATGACCCCCATGGGCGGCAGGCTGCTTGAAGACATGCTGCGCCACCCCTGGCGCGAGCTTGGGCCCATCACACGCGTTCAGGACGCGGTGGCCTTTTTTCATGCGGACGATGCACGCCGCGCCGCATTGCGCGAAGCTTTGAAAAATGTTTATGATCTGGAGCGCCTCTCAACTCGCATCAGCCTCAATCAGGGCGCGCCCCGCGATTTTATTGCCCTGCGCAACAGCCTTGCGGCCCTGCCGGATGTGTACGCCGCCCTGCAAGGGGCTGGCGATGCTTCTGCGGCAGCTCCTGACACAGCTTTTGGCGCGCCCGGTGCTGCGGACAACATGCCCAAGAGCGTTGCCGATGTGGTCAAGTCCTGGGACAACATGCAAGACTGCGCGGCCCTGCTGCAAAGCGCCCTGGTGGACAGCCCCCCTGCGGTCATTACCGAGGGCGGCCTGTTCAAAACCGGCTATAATGCGGAACTTGACCGCTTGCTTGATCTGGCGGAACACGGCGAGCAGAAGCTCCAGAACATGCTGGCCGACGAACAGGAAAAAACAGGCATCAGCAAGCTCAAGCTGGGCTTTAACCGTGTGTTCGGCTATTATTACGAGCTCACGCGCGCGGCCCACAGCGGCCCTGCGCCCTTCCATTTTATCCGCCGCCAGAGCCTTGCCAATGCTGAACGCTTCACCACTGTGGAGCTGAAAGAACTTGAAGAAGAGCTTCTCTCTGCCGCAGACAAGCGCAAGACGCTGGAATACTCGCTGTTTCAGGATTTGCGCACCCACATGGCCGCCCAGCGCGAACGCATCATTCACGCGGCGGATATGGTTGCCCAGCTCGATTACTGGCAGAGCCTCGCGCAGGTGGGCCGTACCAACAACTGGTGCAGGCCGGAGCTTGACGCGGAAGCCAATCTGGACATCCGCGAGGGGCGGCACCCTGTGGTTGAAGCCATGCTTGGCCGCGCCAACTTTGTGCCCAACGACTTTCGCCTTGATGCCGGTCGCCGCCTGTGCCTGCTCACTGGCCCCAACATGGCCGGTAAATCCACCGTGCTGCGGCAAGTTGCCATCATCAGCCTTCTGGCCCAGATGGGTTCCATGGTTCCGGCCAGCGCCGCCCGCCTTGGGCTGGTAGACCGCCTGTTTTCGCGCGTGGGCGCATCAGACAACCTTGCGCAGGGCCAGAGCACCTTTATGGTGGAAATGATGGAAACGGCCCGCATTCTGCGTCAGGCCACCCGTCGCAGCCTTGTGATTCTGGACGAAATTGGCCGGGGCACCAGCACCTATGACGGCGTTGCCCTGGCCTGGGCCGTGGTGGAAGACCTCGCAAAGCGGGCTGGCGGCGACCTGCGCACCCTCTTTGCCACCCACTACCACGAACTGACCGCGCTGGAAGGCCGCATAGCGGGCGTGTTCACCATGAACATCGCCATCCGCGAATACAACAACGACATTCTCTTTCTGCACAAGCTGGTTCCCGGCCCTTCAGACCGCAGCTACGGCGTGGAAGTGGCCCGCCTTGCAGGTGTGCCCGGCCCCGTGGTGCAGCGGGCCAGAGCCATATTGCAGGGGCTTGAGCGCGGACGCGACAGCGCCAGAAAAACCGTGGTTTCCGCGGTGTCCCTGCCGGGCCTGAGCCTGCCTGAGCCAGCAAAAAAAGAGCCGGAGCTGCCGGAGATTGCCGCCGCGCCGCCGCGCTCGGAACACCCGCTTGTTCTGCTGCTGCGCGAGCTTAATCCTGACGAACTCAGCCCGCTGGACGCCCTGCGCCTGCTCATGGAATGGAAAAAACTGTGGAGCGACAGCCCGGAATCTGCCCCGCAAACAGATGCTCTGCCGCCGGACGAGGATAGTCATGAGTAA
- a CDS encoding LapA family protein, with product MRYIKVFLLAILFFLALVFFFQNQGELSQSMVLTLNLFFIPAMSSIALPFYFLVIAAFACGALMTLGFLVWDKVNLTARLMKQKWQISSLERELEKTKKKLGADTARAQFLSKNGKAEAQPAPVAPAAATAVAAEESLVPDPDKQH from the coding sequence ATGCGGTATATCAAAGTATTTTTGCTCGCCATTCTCTTTTTCCTCGCCCTTGTGTTCTTTTTCCAGAACCAGGGCGAGCTCTCCCAGAGCATGGTGCTCACGCTCAACCTGTTCTTTATTCCCGCCATGTCTTCCATCGCCCTGCCGTTTTATTTTCTGGTCATCGCGGCCTTCGCCTGTGGCGCCTTGATGACCTTGGGCTTTTTGGTGTGGGACAAGGTCAATCTGACCGCCCGCCTGATGAAGCAGAAATGGCAGATCAGCAGCCTTGAGCGTGAACTGGAAAAGACCAAGAAAAAGCTCGGCGCAGACACAGCCCGTGCGCAGTTCTTGAGCAAGAACGGCAAGGCCGAAGCCCAGCCCGCGCCTGTGGCCCCCGCTGCCGCAACTGCTGTTGCCGCCGAAGAGTCGCTGGTTCCGGATCCTGACAAGCAGCACTAG
- a CDS encoding HIT domain-containing protein translates to MKQLWAPWRIEYILGPKPDSCVFCLPDHTADDEQRLVLHRGRMAFVIMNKFPYNNGHIMVCPYRHVMLLADLKPEETHEIMDLLQQCTVILKQHFNCEGINIGLNQGQAAGAGIREHLHFHLVPRWTGDSSFMAVFDEVRTMPEHLSRTYAALKPYFTNGAANGKQDRAASTPGQEGCGS, encoded by the coding sequence ATGAAACAACTATGGGCTCCATGGCGCATTGAGTACATTCTTGGCCCCAAGCCAGACTCCTGCGTGTTCTGCCTCCCCGATCATACGGCGGATGACGAGCAGCGCCTGGTACTGCACAGAGGCCGCATGGCCTTTGTCATCATGAACAAATTCCCGTATAATAACGGGCATATCATGGTGTGCCCATACCGGCACGTTATGCTGCTGGCTGACCTCAAGCCAGAAGAAACCCATGAAATCATGGATCTTTTACAGCAGTGCACGGTAATCTTAAAGCAGCACTTTAACTGTGAAGGCATCAATATCGGCCTGAACCAGGGGCAGGCAGCGGGCGCGGGCATTCGCGAACACCTGCATTTTCACCTGGTGCCGCGCTGGACGGGCGACTCTTCATTCATGGCAGTGTTTGACGAAGTGCGCACCATGCCCGAACACTTGAGCCGCACCTATGCGGCACTGAAACCGTATTTCACGAATGGCGCGGCCAATGGCAAGCAAGACCGCGCCGCTTCCACGCCCGGGCAGGAAGGTTGCGGCTCGTAA